One genomic region from Frateuria soli encodes:
- the gph gene encoding phosphoglycolate phosphatase (PGP is an essential enzyme in the glycolate salvage pathway in higher organisms (photorespiration in plants). Phosphoglycolate results from the oxidase activity of RubisCO in the Calvin cycle when concentrations of carbon dioxide are low relative to oxygen. This enzyme is a member of the Haloacid Dehalogenase (HAD) superfamily of aspartate-nucleophile hydrolase enzymes (PF00702).), which produces MRPLPTHLGGVLFDLDGTLLDSAPDLYAALRRQCEEEGAPVPPYAPVREVVSRGARAVLRCAFGHLGEPAVEARVERYLALYEELMGQATRPFDGIEPMLAQLEAAGVRWGIVTNKAGFLTDELLRRIGWDDRAATVVSGDTLPVKKPDPAPVRLACERAGIDPARSLFVGDDRRDVMAGAAAGLYTVAVAWGYLDGGDPREWNADAVLDTPAQFAQWLRHGQAVA; this is translated from the coding sequence ATGAGGCCGCTGCCGACCCACCTTGGCGGCGTGCTGTTCGACCTCGACGGCACCCTGCTCGACAGCGCTCCAGACCTCTACGCCGCGCTCAGGCGCCAGTGCGAGGAGGAGGGCGCGCCGGTGCCGCCCTACGCGCCGGTACGCGAGGTGGTCTCGCGTGGGGCGCGGGCAGTGTTGCGCTGCGCGTTCGGGCACCTGGGCGAGCCGGCGGTGGAGGCGCGCGTGGAGCGGTACCTGGCGCTGTACGAAGAGCTCATGGGCCAGGCCACGCGCCCGTTCGACGGCATCGAGCCGATGCTTGCCCAACTCGAGGCCGCCGGCGTGCGTTGGGGCATCGTGACCAACAAGGCTGGCTTCCTTACCGACGAGCTGCTGCGCCGGATCGGCTGGGACGATCGCGCCGCGACGGTGGTCAGCGGCGATACCCTGCCCGTGAAGAAGCCGGATCCCGCACCCGTGCGCCTGGCCTGCGAGCGCGCGGGCATCGACCCCGCGCGCAGCCTGTTCGTCGGCGACGACCGCCGTGACGTCATGGCCGGCGCCGCAGCGGGGCTGTACACCGTCGCCGTCGCCTGGGGTTACCTCGACGGCGGCGATCCGCGCGAATGGAACGCCGATGCCGTGCTCGACACCCCTGCGCAGTTCGCCCAATGGTTGCGGCACGGCCAGGCGGTCGCGTGA
- the ubiG gene encoding bifunctional 2-polyprenyl-6-hydroxyphenol methylase/3-demethylubiquinol 3-O-methyltransferase UbiG: MTDTTTNVSPDEIARFDKLASRWWDPDGESRPLHDLNPVRASYVAARVDLRNAKVADVGCGGGLLSEALARDGAKVTGIDLGEKVIEVAKLHLFESELEVDYRVQSSAALAAAEPASFDAVCCMELIEHVPDPVALVGDLAAMLKPGARLFMSTLNRTPAAFGAAILGAEYVMRLLPRGTHHYAQFLKPSELGRLLRHAGLELEDVCGLAYNPLTRKASLSRITAVNYLLCARKPA, encoded by the coding sequence ATGACCGACACCACCACCAACGTCAGCCCCGACGAGATCGCCCGCTTCGACAAGCTGGCCTCCCGCTGGTGGGACCCGGACGGCGAATCGCGCCCGCTGCACGACCTCAACCCGGTGCGCGCCTCCTACGTCGCCGCCCGGGTGGACCTGCGCAACGCGAAGGTGGCCGACGTCGGCTGCGGTGGCGGCCTGCTGAGCGAGGCGCTGGCCCGCGACGGCGCGAAGGTCACGGGCATCGACCTGGGCGAGAAGGTCATCGAGGTGGCGAAGCTGCACCTGTTCGAATCGGAGCTCGAGGTCGACTACCGCGTGCAGTCCTCCGCCGCGCTTGCTGCCGCCGAGCCGGCCAGCTTCGATGCGGTCTGCTGCATGGAATTGATCGAGCACGTGCCCGATCCGGTTGCGCTGGTCGGCGACCTGGCCGCGATGCTCAAGCCGGGCGCGCGCCTGTTCATGTCCACCCTCAACCGCACGCCGGCCGCGTTCGGCGCGGCAATCCTCGGCGCGGAGTACGTGATGCGCCTGCTGCCGCGCGGCACCCACCACTACGCGCAGTTCCTCAAGCCCTCGGAACTGGGGCGCCTGCTGCGCCATGCCGGCCTGGAACTGGAGGACGTCTGCGGCCTGGCCTACAACCCGCTGACGCGCAAGGCCTCGTTGAGCCGCATCACCGCGGTCAACTACCTGTTGTGCGCGCGCAAGCCGGCATGA